From one Haloarcula halobia genomic stretch:
- a CDS encoding lysylphosphatidylglycerol synthase transmembrane domain-containing protein, translating to MSFPEFLRSDLTTIRRAVSLGIGLALISVLVVVADTGAILNTLESVELGWYGVAFVIFTLGYFPATYRWLQLQRSIGYNPDVGATFEIVAISLGLNKVLPANLGDFSRSKVTERYFDVRNHAELLSLVAVERAADFFIALLLFTTSFALITSGAFLQTRSFIVAIGTFVAIVTVIVVFWLVRQRVAEWIPGPLSNQLEAAFSVADALSTTTLAVLFITTVSRWLLTGVVFVAVGRSIGVSPGFLVALALISGMSLVSVLPITPAGIGPSETVGVGILVASGVAYPTAISLSLLQRTFGVFWMGLIGLLIFLARWALFR from the coding sequence ATGAGTTTTCCTGAGTTCCTCCGGTCTGACTTGACTACCATCAGACGCGCCGTCTCGCTGGGCATCGGGTTGGCGCTTATCTCCGTACTCGTTGTCGTCGCCGACACGGGGGCGATTCTCAATACGCTCGAAAGCGTCGAACTGGGCTGGTACGGTGTCGCATTCGTGATCTTCACCCTCGGCTATTTCCCCGCGACGTATCGATGGCTCCAGCTTCAACGGTCCATCGGGTACAACCCTGACGTGGGAGCAACGTTTGAAATCGTCGCTATCTCGCTCGGACTTAACAAGGTGCTTCCTGCGAACTTGGGTGACTTCTCTCGTTCGAAAGTGACTGAACGCTACTTCGATGTTCGAAACCACGCGGAACTATTGAGTCTCGTGGCTGTCGAACGGGCAGCAGATTTTTTCATTGCGTTGCTCCTGTTTACCACTAGCTTCGCTCTAATCACGTCTGGCGCGTTCCTGCAGACGCGATCATTCATCGTGGCTATAGGAACTTTCGTGGCCATCGTCACGGTAATCGTTGTGTTTTGGTTAGTGCGTCAGCGAGTCGCCGAGTGGATTCCCGGACCGTTGTCCAACCAACTCGAAGCAGCTTTCAGCGTAGCAGACGCCCTCTCGACTACCACACTCGCTGTCCTCTTCATAACGACCGTTAGTCGGTGGCTCTTGACGGGGGTAGTGTTCGTCGCCGTCGGCCGTTCAATCGGCGTGTCCCCGGGATTTCTGGTCGCACTTGCACTAATCTCCGGGATGAGTCTCGTCTCGGTCCTCCCGATTACGCCTGCGGGTATCGGGCCGAGCGAAACCGTTGGTGTGGGCATTCTCGTCGCGAGTGGTGTTGCATACCCTACCGCAATTTCTCTTTCACTTCTCCAACGGACTTTCGGCGTGTTCTGGATGGGACTAATCGGTCTTCTCATCTTTCTCGCTCGCTGGGCCCTCTTCCGTTGA
- a CDS encoding methionyl-tRNA formyltransferase has product MTSDDPLDVYVVTVREYYYVPAFLTDIFESDQVRIRGIAATPATLGGEHIITFAAKLFRHFGPLIFGKQVRFYFTFLLLDIYARITGRGEAYSPKTLASRHDVPYMAKDDIGEPAFLETVREIDPDVVVSVAATQRFETELLDIPSHGCINVHSSLLPAYRGVSPSFWSLYHDEDRTGITVHYMDEELDSGDIILQRPVPIEPDDTVHTLNERVATEGAAVLSEALAHIRNGTVNPIPMETEKGSYYSLPERDDVQDFRERGNRFY; this is encoded by the coding sequence ATGACGAGCGATGACCCACTTGATGTATACGTTGTTACCGTTCGGGAGTACTACTATGTTCCAGCATTTTTGACTGACATCTTCGAGAGCGATCAGGTTCGTATCCGTGGTATCGCTGCCACGCCTGCGACGCTGGGAGGCGAACACATTATCACGTTCGCTGCGAAGCTATTCCGCCATTTCGGGCCACTTATTTTTGGTAAACAAGTCCGATTTTATTTCACATTTTTGTTGCTCGATATCTACGCCCGCATCACCGGCCGCGGTGAAGCGTACTCGCCGAAGACACTCGCTAGTCGCCACGATGTTCCGTACATGGCTAAAGACGACATCGGCGAACCAGCGTTCCTCGAGACCGTTCGGGAGATAGATCCGGACGTAGTTGTTTCGGTTGCGGCGACACAACGATTCGAAACCGAACTGTTGGATATCCCGTCACACGGTTGTATCAACGTCCACTCCTCACTTCTCCCTGCCTATCGCGGCGTTTCACCGAGCTTTTGGTCACTATACCATGATGAAGATCGGACCGGGATCACCGTCCACTACATGGACGAAGAGCTGGATTCGGGTGATATCATCCTCCAAAGACCAGTACCGATCGAACCTGACGACACCGTCCACACGCTAAACGAACGGGTCGCGACTGAGGGTGCGGCGGTGCTTAGCGAGGCCTTGGCTCACATCCGCAATGGAACGGTGAATCCTATACCGATGGAAACTGAGAAGGGGTCGTACTATTCACTGCCCGAAAGGGATGATGTCCAAGACTTTCGGGAACGAGGTAACCGATTCTATTGA
- a CDS encoding sulfatase yields MAKNVLLLTIDSLRGPPFLSTNTRSHLTSFDRLRDADGVSFSNAFATGPTTRTSFPALMTGTYALSDEDYPTMSPDRPFLAETLADRGYATAGFTSNPFLSRAFNYDTGFQTFHDHQSLISRKGAKMFPDGIERPRGFLNTLDGYFPITRLLKGAYSAATGQSRPYRPASTHVDETVSFIDDCEEPFFCWTHFMDAHHPCFPPLKYRRTQDVSDNVDLDRVAAVYSRFVDNYSELTTRDVTLLRQLYRASIAYLDDEVNRLLDEIAARDALEETAVVLTSDHGELYGEHGEYDKPPRLYDELLHVPLVVSNATSLLQERRDGLVSLIDIPPLIHHLLDEPINDAYRGYSVKNLPRSFVIGEEFRRGKAMVSVRSAEYRYEVDDIRGRSGLHEVGLSASEISPSTVDSGILTELRRQVQSHRERIRTRSAEIDVSNEVEERLKDLGYLNDP; encoded by the coding sequence ATGGCAAAGAACGTCTTACTTCTCACCATCGACTCTCTCCGTGGCCCCCCGTTTCTTTCCACAAACACTCGCTCTCACCTCACCTCGTTCGACCGACTCCGTGACGCCGATGGTGTCTCCTTCTCGAATGCGTTCGCGACGGGACCGACCACGAGAACGTCTTTCCCGGCGCTTATGACCGGCACTTACGCGCTCTCTGACGAAGATTATCCGACAATGAGTCCAGACCGCCCGTTTCTTGCGGAAACCCTTGCTGACCGTGGGTACGCGACCGCCGGGTTCACGTCGAATCCGTTTCTGTCGCGAGCTTTCAACTACGACACCGGGTTCCAAACGTTCCATGATCATCAGTCACTGATCAGTCGAAAAGGAGCCAAGATGTTTCCAGATGGCATTGAGCGGCCACGCGGATTCCTCAATACGCTTGATGGATACTTTCCTATTACACGATTGTTGAAAGGGGCCTATTCGGCCGCGACGGGACAGTCCCGCCCGTATCGCCCGGCGAGTACCCACGTTGACGAAACCGTCTCGTTCATTGACGACTGTGAAGAGCCGTTTTTTTGTTGGACACACTTTATGGACGCCCACCATCCATGTTTCCCCCCGCTCAAGTACCGACGGACTCAAGACGTTTCCGACAATGTCGACCTTGACCGAGTTGCGGCGGTGTATTCGCGATTTGTGGACAACTATTCCGAACTCACAACCCGAGATGTGACATTGTTGCGTCAGTTGTACCGCGCCTCGATAGCATACCTCGACGACGAAGTAAACAGGCTTTTGGACGAGATCGCTGCCAGGGACGCCCTTGAGGAAACCGCTGTCGTGCTCACATCAGACCACGGCGAACTCTACGGCGAACACGGGGAGTACGACAAACCACCGCGCTTGTATGACGAACTACTTCATGTCCCACTTGTCGTCTCCAACGCAACATCGCTCCTCCAAGAGCGGCGAGACGGGTTAGTCAGTCTCATTGATATTCCGCCGCTAATACACCACTTGCTAGACGAACCGATTAACGACGCTTATCGTGGTTACTCAGTGAAAAATCTGCCCCGTTCGTTCGTGATCGGAGAGGAATTCCGCCGTGGCAAAGCTATGGTTAGTGTCCGCTCAGCAGAGTACCGATACGAGGTAGACGACATACGCGGCCGTTCGGGACTACACGAGGTCGGTCTATCTGCGTCAGAGATATCTCCGTCGACAGTCGATTCGGGAATATTAACGGAATTACGGCGGCAGGTGCAGTCACACCGAGAACGGATCCGAACACGATCCGCAGAGATAGACGTTTCAAACGAAGTTGAGGAGCGGCTCAAGGATTTAGGCTACCTCAACGATCCATAG